ATGATTAAATTCCGCACAAGCGCGAGTCATTTAGAGATTTTATTATTTAGCTATTTGGTCATTTAGAGAGTCCTTTTCCCCGGAAATCTCTAAATAACCAAATAGCCAAATACCTAAATAGGTTTATTGCATCAGGAACGGATATTTGCCCACATGTTTCAAAGCGATGCCAGTACCTCTTACTACGGCACGCAGCGGATCATCTGCTACATGTACCGGCAGTTTGATTTTCTGGGCAAGGCGTTTGTCCAGGCCGCGCAGCAGCGCACCGCCACCGGTCAGGTACAAGCCTCTGCGGTAAATATCTGATGCCAGCTCCGGAGGCGTTGTTTCCAGCGCTTTCAGGATGGCTTCTTCGATTTTAAAGATAGATTTGTCCAGTGCTTCGGCGATCTCCTGGTAAGATACCATGATCTGTTTAGGGATGCCGGTCACCAGGTCACGACCGTTAACCGGGATATCATCTGGTGGGTTGTCCAGCTCTTTCAGTGCCGATCCGATATGGATCTTGATCTGTTCGGCTGTCCGTTCACCAATTAACAGGCTATGGTAACGGCGGAGCGCTTCCATAATATCAGCGGTGAATTCGTCACCGGCGATACGGATGCTCTGGTCGCACACAATACCTGCCAGGGCGATCACAGAGATACCGGTGGTACCACCTCCGATATCGATGATCATGTTACCCACTGGTTCTTCCACGTCGATACCGATACCCAGGGCGGCGGCCATTGGTTCGTGCAACAGGTACACTTCCTTGGCGCCTGCCTGCTCGGCAGAGTCACGTACCGCTCTCTTCTCCACTTCAGTAATGCTGGAAGGGATACAGATCACCATACGCCAGCTGGGAGCAAACAACGGCTTTTTAGGATAAACCATTTTTATCAGTTCCCTGAGCATACCCTCAGCGGCATTGAAGTCCGCGATCACACCATCCTTCAGGGGACGTATCGTTCGAAGATATTCATGTGTTTTTTCGTGCATCATCATGGCCTTCTTACCTACGGCCACAATTTTACCGCTAGCCCGTTCTATCGCTACAATGGAAGGCTCGTCCACAACCACTTGGTCATTATGTATTATCAGCGTGTTCGCTGTACCCAGATCAATCGCGATTTCCTGCGTTAAAAAATTAAAAAATCCCATTGTTGATACGGTCAAAAATTAGAATGCAAAAATGAATAATTCTAACGAATATACGATGCAAAAAGTGGATATTCTTGCAATAATACGGCTAAATATTAAAAAAAGTTATTTGTTGTTTAAACGGCAACCCGACATGATTATTTTACCATTTTAATATTTAGTTATTTGATCATTTGGAAAGCATGTTTCCTCAGAGAAACTTCCAAATAAAGAAACAACCAAATGACTAAATGAACTCGTAACCGATGTCCCGACGATACGTTTTGCCTTCAAACGAAATCTGCTCCGCGGTTTGCACCGAATGGGCCAGTGCCAGCGGCAGGCTGGCTGCCAGCGAAGTGATGGCCAGCACACGGCCGCCATTGCTCACGACTTGCGCGCCCGATTGTTTGGTCCCGGCATGAAATACCACCTGGTCCTGCGTAGGCGCTGGTATGCCGCTGATCTCCTTGTTTTTCTCATATGCTTCCGGATAGCCCCTGGACACCAGCATGACGGTGGCGGCTGCACGCGGATCTGCATAAATGGTTTGCGCTGCCAGCGTACCGTTTGATACCGTGGTAAACAATTCCAGTAAATCGTTTTGTAAACGGGGCATTACGACTTCCGTTTCCGGGTCGCCCATGCGACAGTTGTACTCAATAACAAAAGGCTCTCCTTCCACATTAATCAAGCCAAAAAAGATGAATCCGTTATATTTTATCGCTTCTTTTGACAAGCCCGCTACTGTAGGGCGGATTATTTTGTCTTCCACCTTTTTCATGAAAGCCGCATCGGCAAAAGGTACCGGAGATACCGCTCCCATACCGCCGGTGTTGAGGCCCTTGTCGCCTTCACCAATTCGTTTGTAGTCCTTTGCTTCCGGCAGTATCTTATAGGAATGGCCGTCCGTCAGCACAAACACAGACAGTTCAATACCAGTCAGGAACTGCTCTATCACCACGGTTTTGCTGGCATCGCCAAATTTGGCGGCACGGATCATCTGTTCAAACTCGGCCACGGCCTCTTCATGTGAACTGGTGATCACCACGCCTTTACCGGCAGCCAGCCCGTCGGCCTTCAATACAATTGGTAAGGAATGCTGCTGAAGATAAGCCACGCCTTCTTCAAAATTGTCTGCATTAAATTCCCGGTAAGCAGCTGTCGGGATCTGATGCCGCTCCATGAACAGCTTGGCAAAAGCCTTGCTGCCCTCCAGGCGGGCGCCCTCTTTGGAAGGACCCATCACCGGAATATGCTGCAGGGCGGCATCCTGGGCAAAGAAATCATAGATACCATTTACCAGGGCCTCTTCCGATCCCGGCACTACCAGGTCGATGGCATTTTCCAGGCAAAAAGCCCGGATCTTCTCAAATTCACTCACGCCCATATCGACGTTCGTTCCACATTGCGATGTGCCGGCATTGCCTGGCGCGATAAATAACTGGCCACACTGTGGACTTTGGGACATTTTCCGGGCCAGGGCGTGTTCCCGGCCACCACTACCTAGTAATAAAATGTTCATATGAATTGCCTAATAAATGCAGGTGCGAAAGAAAATGCAAAGAAAGATGAAAAAAGCACAAAAAACCATAAAAACTGACCATTTCCACCATTTTTTTACGAGATATCCTATTTTACTTTAAATTGCCGCATTTAGAAATTTACAGAACCTTAAAACGACTATTGCTAAAACTAACCATTTATGATGCAAACAGCTGTTGCACAGAAGCCTGCTGACGCCTCGTCAAAGGGGCATCCTAAAGGCCTTGCTGTCTTATTTACCACGGAAATGTGGGAGCGATTTAATTTTTATGGCATGAGGGCGTTGCTGACCCTCTTCCTGGTAAATGCACTGGCATTCTCTGAAGCTGAGTCTTCCTACGTTTATGGCGGCTTCCTCGGTTTAAGTTATCTCACCCCTATGCTTGGCGGATACATTTCCGACCGCTACCTTGGCAACCGGAACTGTATTCTGTTAGGTGGTTTCATTATGGGCATCGGGCAGTTGCTGATGGTACTCAGCGCTGCGCTTTACGCCACCAACGTGGACACTGCCAAACTGATTGTCTGGGTGGCCCTGTTCGTGATCATCATCGGTAACGGGTTCTTTAAACCCAATATCTCCTCCATGGTAGGCCAGCTGTACCCTAAAAACGACAGCCGCCTGGATGCAGCCTTCACTATTTTCTATATGGGCATTAACACCGGCGCCTTCCTCGGTATGCTGATCTGCCCGCTGCTGGGTGATGTGAAAGTTGACAACGTGAGAATGGTAGGCGCTTTCAAATGGGGCTTCCTGGCTGCCGGCATAGCGATGTTCCTCGGCACCGTCCTGTTCTATTTCCTGAAAGACAAATATGTGGTGACGCCCGATGGCGAAGCGATCGGCGGCAAACCCGACTTTAGCAAACCAGCCGCCAACCTCGCTGAAGGCGAAGCTGATAAGGCCAAATTCTCTTCCGGCGCTATTGTAGGCGTTCTGGGCCTCCTGGTGGTACTGTTTTTCATCATCCACTACCTCTCTCTCGATCCCAATCCAATCAAGTCCTGGCTGTATCCCTTCATCTACGCGTCCGGCATCAGCCTCGCAGTGCTGATCCTGACCGATAAAAGCATTACCAAAGTAGAAAGACAACGTATCCTCGTGATCTACTTTGTAGCCTTCTTTGTGATCTTCTTCTGGGCCTGTTTTGAGCAAGCCGGTTCTTCCCTCACCTTTGTGGCCGACTATCAGACAGACCGTCACCTTTTAGGATGGGACATGCCGCCGAGCTTTATACAAAACGCCAACTCCATCTTTATCATCGTATTTGCACTTCCTTTCAGCTGGTTATGGATGAAACTTCAGAAACGCAACCTGGAGCCCATCTCACCCATAAAACAATCCATCGGGCTGGCTTTGCTGGCATTGGGCTTCTTCATCATCGCCCTGCAGGTGAAAAACCTGGGCGCCGGCCAGAAACTCGGCGTCATCTGGCTGATCGTGATGTACCTGTTCCATACCCTCGGTGAACTGTGCCTGTCCCCGATAGGCCTGTCACTGGTGGCCAAACTGGCGCCCCATCGCTTCTCCTCCCTGCTGATGGGCGTATGGTTCCTCGCCAACGCCGCCGGCTACGCGCTGGCAGGCACACTGGGCGCCTTACTGCCGCCTACACAGGATAAATTTGAGCTGGCCGCTAAAAATAATATTGACCTCCAGGGCATCCTGGACGGTACCATCACTGCCACTGCCCAGCAACTGGACAAATTACATGAACTGAAACTGGCTGCCCACTACCCAACTTTCGCCGGTTACACGATCCATAACCTCTATGAGTTCTTTATGGTGTTCGTGATCCTGCCAGGTGGCGCCGCAGTACTCCTGTTCCTCTCTACCAGCTTCCTGAAAAAATGGATGCATGGCGTAAGATAACAGGCATACCTCTTATGTATAAAAAGGAAGACCGGAACAATACAATTTGTTCCGGTCTTCCTTTTATACGCGGTAAGTAACCCCGTAATTCGTAAATTTCAGCCCTTAACACTTTTTTACCTTATCAATATGGCTGACAACAACTTCAAACCATTTGTGCCGCCAGGCACTCAAATGAAAGAATTTACCCTCAAATCCATTTTACTGGGCTGCATCTTTGGGATCATCTTTGGCGCCGCCACCGTATACCTCGCCCTAAAAGCCGGTCTTACCGTTTCCGCTTCCATCCCGATTGCCGTAATTGCCATCACGTTAGGCAGAAAATTCTTCAACACCACCATTCTGGAAAACAATATCATCCAGACCACCGGTTCCGCCGGTGAATCCATTGCTGCCGGCGTAGTGTTCACCCTGCCGGGCTTCCTGTTCCTCAGCGATGGCGGTGGCGCCCAGTTCTTTAACTACTTCACCATCCTCATTCTGGCCATCTTCGGCGGTATCCTCGGCACCCTGATGATGATCCCGCTGCGCCGGTCGCTGATCGTGAAGGAACACAAAACGCTCCCATACCCGGAAGGCACCGCCTGCGGCGATGTGCTCATTGCCGGCGAGAAAGGGGGCGACTTTGCCCGTACCGCCTTCTATGGTCTCGGTTTCGCCTTTGCCTATGCCATCTTCCAGAAGATATTACATGTTATCGCTGAAACACCGGCGTACATGACCAAACAAACCAGCAGGTTTTTCCCTTCCGCCAAAATCAGCGCAGACATCACCCCGGAGTATATGGGTGTGGGTTATATCATCGGTCCGCGTATTGCGGGCGTACTGGTAGCCGGCGGCGTGCTCTCCTGGCTGGCCCTCATCCCGTTGCTGGCCTCCCTGCTGCCTGGCGACGTGATTGCCTCCCAACTGGTAAAAATCGGTTATCTCGCCAGCCTGCAAACACCTGGCGGACAAGGCAACTGGGACCCTGTGACCCATACTTTCGCTGATTATTCCTCCGCGGTATATTATGCCTATGTACGCCAGATTGGCGCCGGCGCGGTAGCGGCAGGCGGTTTCATCACCCTGCTGAAAACCATCCCCACCATCATCTCGTCTTTTAAAGGCAGCATCGGCGCTATCAAAGACCGTAAAGAAGGCGGCGACGCACAGGCAAACGTACTGAGAACGGAAAAAGACCTGAGCCTCAAGGTAGTACTGTTCGGCAGCATCGCCCTGGTGCTCCTGATGGCTTTCCTGCCGCAGCTCCCGGGCGATTCCATCGGCAAAAAAATGCTGGTGGGACTGCTGGTGGTAGTCTTCGGTGCCTTCTTCGTAACGGTGTCCAGCCGTATCGTAGGCCTGATAGGCTCTTCCAATAACCCTATCTCCGGTATGACCATCGCCACGCTGATGGGCACCTGCCTGGTGTTTATCGCTGTAGGCTGGACCGGCAAAGTATATGAGCCGATGGCCCTGGTGGTAGGCGGTATGATCTGTATTGCTGCCGCCAATGCAGGCGGTACTTCGCAGGACCTGAAATCCGGTTATATCGTGGGCGCTACGCCCATGTACCAACAGCTGGCCCTGTTCATCGGCGCCATCGTGTCTTCCATCGTGATCGGGCTGACCGTAAAATTCCTCGACAAGCCTACCGCTGAAATGATCAGCAAAGGCGTTACTGAACATGCTATCGGCAGCGCATACTATCCGGCGCCGCAAGGCACGCTCATGGCTACACTGGCCAAAGGCATCCTGTCGTTTAACCTCGACTGGCAGTTTGTGCTGGTAGGTGTATTCCTCGCCGTTACAATGGAACTGTGCAACATTAACTCGCTCTCCTTTGCGGTAGGCGCTTATCTGCCATTGTCCACCACTTTGCCGATCTTCATTGGTGGCGCTATCCGCGGCGTGGTAGACCATAAAAACAAAAAAGCCAATGTCCACACGTCCGCAGCAGAAGAAGAACTGGGCAAAGGCAATCTCTTTGCCACCGGCCTTGTGGCAGGAGGCGCTGTGGCAGGTGTCATTATCGCCATACTGGCCGGATTTGACAGCTCCGCTGCGATACTCGCCAAACTCAATATGGAAGACGGCCTCGCCGGTATATTAGGCCATGGCGGCTACTTTGTACTGGGATGTGCTTTCTTCGCCTTTATGGGCTGGTATCTCTATCGCACCGCCCGAAAAGCATAACATTCAAGTTATCAGGATATTTTAAGATGCCGGCACCGGAATGTAACAATACCGGGCCGGCATCCGTTTTTCTATTCTGAAAATGATTATTTTTATCGGAATTTTTATTACATCTTTCTATAATAAGTACCTATGCGCATACTTGTAACCGCATTACTCAGTGCCGTTGTAATCCTCGGCAGCTCCTGCGGAAAAGATAAAGACGATAGCAAAGACCGTAAGTTTGTTTCCGTAAGACTGGATAATAAAATCTATCTCAGCGAGAATCCCAAAGGAGTGGCTTACGCTCCTGACTTCCAGGACGATGATCCCACCAATGACTACTATAAACTGGAAATTACCGGGAAAACCGTCAATAACGATATTATCAACATCTCTATGGCCGGACTGAAAGTACCTTTCCCTCCGGGCGTATATCCCTGCACCAGAGCAGGTAACAGCATCCTGATAGTGATCAACAGCGGTGGCTATCCTGCCACTTACAGCTCACAAGGCAGCGCTGACTGTGTACTCACTGTCACCAACAGTAATAATATACTGGTGGAAGGGACCTTCTCCGGCACCGTGAAAGACCTCAGCGGGGTTGGCGGCAGCCGCACCATCAAAAACGCTGCCTTCAGAGCGATTTATAGCGTTACAGCACAATAATCCCAGGGCTGAAGCCCTGGGCTAGGTTTTGTTTTAGATGTGTTTATTGTCAATATTTCGTTATTGATGGTGTGAGGGCTTATATGTTAAACTGCCCTCTAAGCATACCTTTGTATAACAATAAAGCCCATGCTCCTGGCATGGGCTTTATTGCTTATTACTAAATGAAATCCAGCTTCGCATAGTCAGATTTCAGGATCATTTTATCATTGGCGCCCAGCCATTTATCTAACAGCGTGGCATATACGCTTTTGAAATCCACCTTATACTGCAAATCCCCGTCTTTCAGGTTCATCAGGTCTGGCCCGTCATTCAACACTCCCTGCCGTTTTAAAGCACCGCCTATCAGGAACATGTTATTGGCTGTGCCGTGGTCTGTTCCGCCGCTGGCATTCTGGCTTACACGCCGTCCGAACTCGGAAAAGGTCATTACGACCACATCCTGAAAGCGGTTATTCTTTTTAAGATCACCGGTAAATACTGTCAGGGCATCGCTCAACTGTTTAAAAAGCCGTGCCTGCTGGTCCTGCTGATTCACATGGGTATCAAAACTGCCGTGCGACACATAATACACTTTGGTATTGATATCAGACATGATCAGGTTGGCGATGGTGCGCATATTACGTCCCAGCTCGGTGCCGGGGTAGTTTTCTTTGGATTGATAAGTCTTGAACTGCTGTTGGATATAAGCGGCAGAAGAGATCGTTTCACCCATGGTTTTGTAGAGATACTCTACATTATGGTGTTCATCTTCATGCGCATGCTGTTGCAACAGATCTTTGAAAAACCGGTCATTGCTGGTATTGGAAAGGCGGCCCGGATCTGTCAGCGCCAGTCCTTTGTTATGCTCACCTTTCAGTGCCAGGCTTAAGGTATCGTCAATCTCCAGTGCCTGCGTGGGCTTATCACAGCCGTTGCACTGGGCGTCGAGGTAGCGGCCTACCCAGCCATCGCTCCATATTTCCTCTGCCTTGCTGGCTGAATGCCAGATATCCATGGAACGGAAGTGCGAACGGTCCGGATTGGGGTATCCCACGTTGTTGAGGATTCCCAGGGAACCGTCGTCGTATAAGGCTTTCAGTCCGTCCAAAGAAGGGTGGATGCCCAGGTCATCATTGAGCGACAAGGCCGTTTCCCGTTTAATGCCCAACGCCGGACGGGAACGGTAATAGATATCGTTACGGTAGGGGATGATGGTATTCAGGCCATCGTTGCCGCCTGACAGTTGTACAATCACCAGCACTTTATTGCCGGGAGGCACCAGTGCGCCGGTTTCCAGCGCTTTCAGAAACTTGGGCATCAGCACCGCTGCTGAGGCCAGGGAACCTACCTGTAAAAAACGACGCCTGTTAAGTATTAACATAACTAATAGCTTTCTGGTGAATGATTAACAAAGTTGATATTCCGGAGTGCTCATCACATCGATGGTAACCGTCTTGATATATCCTTCGCGGGAGCTGGTGTCAGCATATTTTTCCAGCAGCGTTTTTTTGATATTGCCGGGCTGTTGCAGCAACACGCCGGCGATAGTGTCCGCGAGGTTTTCGCGGGGAACATCGGCGTAGCCCTGAACATAAGGGTCCCAGTCGATCCGTGCATTTACTTTTTTGGCGAACTGCCTTTTCAGGAAATCATTGATCTGCAATGTCATTTTATAATTGCCGCCATCTCCCATTTCCGGTGTCAGTTCTTTAGGCCGTACGTTCAGCACCTGTGAGTACAGGATCACCTGCGGCACACGCATCCGGAACATGAGGCTGGAGCTGTCTATCCAGCTACGGCCACCGGGCCAGCCGGCCACGTTGGGCGGGTAAAACAGCATCTGTCCCAGTATACGCTGAAACACCAGCATCGTTTCCTCCTGCTCGAAAGCCATGGGAACGGTCCTCCGTATGCCTACCAGCAGCTCTATGGGCGATTTGATACGGTTGCCAATGTATTTGCTGTCATAAAACCAGTCGGCCATAAATATCTCCCGCATCAGTGTTTTGATATCATACCCTGAGTGATAAAACTTCTCTGAAAGAGACTGGATAAGGGTATCATCGGGTGTATCATCTACAAAATATTTGAATAGTTTGGTAGTGATAAAAGTGGCTGTTTGTTTTTGTTCCAGTAGTATTTTCAGTACATCGTCTCCATTGTAGTTACCACTTTTACCGAGGATATTTTTGATACCGTCGTCGTGTTGTTTTTCCCGGAACACGAATTGGCCATCTTCATCGAAGCCCCATCCGGTAAAGGCGCGGGCAGCTTCTTTAATATCTGTTTCCGCGTAATGTCCACGGCCCATGGTAAACAGTTCCATCACTTCGCGGGCAAAATTTTCGTTGGGATGCTGCTTACGGTTTTGTTGATTATTAAGGAACTGTAGCATGGCCGGAGATTTGGAGACGGCCGTCAGCAGGTCGCCGAAGTTGCCCAGGGCATTGTTCCTGATTTCGCTGATCAGCTGCTGGTTGAACAGCACGTTCTGTGTGCGGCAGGCAAAGTGGCCGTGCCAGAAGAGGCTCATTTTTTCACGCAGCGGGTGATCGCTTTTCTGCATCATATTCATCCAGGCCACGCTGAGGTCTTTGATGCCCTGTGTGTTCATTTCATTGACGGTTTTACGTTGTTCGGCCGTCATGTCTTTTGAGCGCCGGTAATCCGGCAGGTCAGTGGCGTTGATAACGTCTATCGATTCCAGTTCAGCCCGTTTAGGGCCGATCAATACTTTATTCACGATTTCTTTTCGCCGTCTTCTTTCCCAGTCGGAGATAACGGGCAGGGTTTCACCGAAGCCGGCACGCCAGGCGAGATGTTGCATTTCCAGTTTTTTGGCAACTACAGGCATACGTAAATAGTTTAATCTAAGACTGAGTTTTGCCGCCCGGGTTTAACGAAATCTCCAGACAGGATAACAACTTCCTTTTTCAAAAATATTCTTATCCTGTGGCAACGCCATAAAAGCATCGGCAAGCAGCAGGCTGGCAAGGTCCCCCGAGCCATGGTAAGGCTGGGGAACAGCACCCATGGTGCCATCGGGCAATGATTGCAACTTAACAGGAAGATAATATTCCAATGGAGGATTAAAAGTCACTGTTTCCTGCAACACGGCATAAACGGGTGCTTCTTCCTGCGCTCCCATAGCAGCTTTCAGCCAGGGCAGCACATAACGGTAATAACACATAAAACCCGAAACCGGGTTGCCTGGCAGGGCAAACACCACCGGACCATTGGCGAAAGTGCCGAACAGGAAAGGCTTTCCGGGCCTTTGTTGCACTTTATGAAAACGTTGCTGCATACCCAATCGCTGCAGTACCGCCGGCAGGTAATCATATTTCCCGGCAGATACCGCCCCGGAGCTGATCCACACATCTGTCTCCCGCAATAATGGTTCCAGCCGCTCCTGCATGGCAGCTTCCTCATCGCTCAGGTGAACGTATACTGCGGTAATACCGCATTGCTGCAAGGAAGCCATCAGGCTATATATATTGGAGATGCGCACCTGGTGTTCTTCGGGGGTGGCATCTACTGGCACCAGTTCATTACCGGTGGCAATCACAGCTACCCGCGGCAACCGGGCCACCGTTACAAGCGTTTTCCCGACAGTGGCCAGCACGCCCGCTTCCGCAGGGCCTATCAGGGTCCCCGGTGACAACAGCACGGTGTCTTCCGCCACATCGGTGCCTTTGCGATGAACGTTCTGTCCCTGTGTTACGTTACCAGTGATGGTAAAACGGCGGAACCCTTCATGGTCAGTGGCTTGCAGCTGTTCGTAAGGCACCACGGTATCTGTCAGTTCCGGTAAAATGGCGCCGGTCATCACTTCAATGCAATTGGCCGTATTGGACAACTGTAGCCGCGGAGCGCCGGCGGCCTGTATATCTTCCACACCAAAAATCTGCTGCCCGCGGGCAAAACTGTCGTACAGGATGGCAATACCATCCATCGTAACCCGGTCGAACGGCGGAAAAGGCCTGTCAGCTTTAACGGGCTCACGCAATATGCGCCCGGTGACCGCTTCAAAAGGCAGCACTTCTGTGCCCATGTCCTTCACGGTCTGTAATACGGCAGTATACGCAGCAGCAACAGTCAGCATCATTTTGTATTATTTTTGTACAGGTGAAAGTGATTAAATTTATGATATTATGGCCAATCCATCAAGCAGCGATTTTACCCATCTCGATCCCTCCGGTCAGCCGGCAATGGTAGATGTAAGCGGCAAAGGCAGCACTTATCGTGTAGCCGTTGCCGAAAGCCGGGTGTATTTACCCGCACTGGTACGGGAACAGTTCCGCAACAACGACATACAAACCCGCAAGGGCGCAGTGTTCCAGACGGCCATCATAGCCGGTATCATGGCGGCCAAAAAAACGCCGGACCTCATTCCGCTCTGCCACACCCTGTTGCTGGACGGCTGCGATGTACAGATACATCTTGAAGAGGAAGAAGCCATTATCCGTTGCACTGTAAAAACCACCGGCAAAACAGGCGTGGAAATGGAAGCCCTCACCGGCGCCAGCGTAGCTGCGCTCACCATCTATGATATGTGCAAAGCATTCACGCAGGAAATGATCATCCGCCAAACCCGGCTGATCAGTAAAACCGGCGGCAAGCAGGACTACGGGCATGGCGGATAGTCACACTAAACAGACTGATTTTTTGAAAAGAGTAAGCTATGACAGGGAATAATATCGCACCATTAAAAGGACTGGTACTTTGTGGCGGGCAAAGTACCCGCATGCAGGAAAATAAAAGCAGGATCAGCTATCACGGTATGCCGCAGTGGCGATACCTGGCGGATTTACTGACGTCTTTTAAACTGGAAACGTATCTGTCCTGCCGGAAAGATCAACAAACAGATTTTGATCACTATTCCCGGTTGATATCTGACAGCGTGCCTTATGGCGGCCCCTCCGCGGGACTGCTAAGTGCTCATCAGGCGCAACCTGACAGCGCCTGGCTGGTGCTGGCCTGCGATCTTCCGCTGATCAGCCGGCAGAGCCTTGAAATATTGGTCCGCGAACGTGATGCGGAACAATCGGCCACCGCCTTCATCAGTCCGGTGAATGACCTTCCGGAGCCACTGATCGCTATCTGGGAGCCTGCCGGTTTGCGCGCTTTATGGCAAAATGTGGAGGCAGGCAAAAACTGTCCCCGTAAAACGTTGCTGAACACCCATATACGGCTGCTGCACAATCCTTACGCCACCGAACAATATAATGCCAATACGCCAGAAGAAAAGGCTGTGGCCCTGAAGCAGGTCACTGGCCAATCTCTCCGTCCGTAAAAAACTCTTTCTTCCAGATAGGCACTGTTTCCTTCAATGTGTCGATGGTAAACTCACAGGCGTCAAACGCAATACCACGGTGTGCCGAGGCCACAGCAATCACCACGGCAATATCGCCGGGATATTTGTCGCCGATAGCATGCAGCATCACCAGTTTTTTGATGTCCCACTGTGCTTTTACCCGGTCGGCTATTTTCTGCATCTCGCTGAGGGCCATCGTTTCATAACATTCATAAAACAGTTTCGTCACCC
The Chitinophaga varians genome window above contains:
- a CDS encoding molybdopterin molybdotransferase MoeA — its product is MMLTVAAAYTAVLQTVKDMGTEVLPFEAVTGRILREPVKADRPFPPFDRVTMDGIAILYDSFARGQQIFGVEDIQAAGAPRLQLSNTANCIEVMTGAILPELTDTVVPYEQLQATDHEGFRRFTITGNVTQGQNVHRKGTDVAEDTVLLSPGTLIGPAEAGVLATVGKTLVTVARLPRVAVIATGNELVPVDATPEEHQVRISNIYSLMASLQQCGITAVYVHLSDEEAAMQERLEPLLRETDVWISSGAVSAGKYDYLPAVLQRLGMQQRFHKVQQRPGKPFLFGTFANGPVVFALPGNPVSGFMCYYRYVLPWLKAAMGAQEEAPVYAVLQETVTFNPPLEYYLPVKLQSLPDGTMGAVPQPYHGSGDLASLLLADAFMALPQDKNIFEKGSCYPVWRFR
- the moaC gene encoding cyclic pyranopterin monophosphate synthase MoaC is translated as MANPSSSDFTHLDPSGQPAMVDVSGKGSTYRVAVAESRVYLPALVREQFRNNDIQTRKGAVFQTAIIAGIMAAKKTPDLIPLCHTLLLDGCDVQIHLEEEEAIIRCTVKTTGKTGVEMEALTGASVAALTIYDMCKAFTQEMIIRQTRLISKTGGKQDYGHGG
- a CDS encoding NTP transferase domain-containing protein, with product MTGNNIAPLKGLVLCGGQSTRMQENKSRISYHGMPQWRYLADLLTSFKLETYLSCRKDQQTDFDHYSRLISDSVPYGGPSAGLLSAHQAQPDSAWLVLACDLPLISRQSLEILVRERDAEQSATAFISPVNDLPEPLIAIWEPAGLRALWQNVEAGKNCPRKTLLNTHIRLLHNPYATEQYNANTPEEKAVALKQVTGQSLRP
- a CDS encoding molybdopterin synthase catalytic subunit, with the protein product MDTLIAIKDTITVQEALDFIQSPECGGEVIFTGTVRNDTRGRGVTKLFYECYETMALSEMQKIADRVKAQWDIKKLVMLHAIGDKYPGDIAVVIAVASAHRGIAFDACEFTIDTLKETVPIWKKEFFTDGEIGQ